Proteins encoded together in one Dermacentor variabilis isolate Ectoservices chromosome 2, ASM5094787v1, whole genome shotgun sequence window:
- the LOC142571978 gene encoding serine hydrolase-like protein — MALRLSSPALVWARGLLRETPRACVEPFRVLGSRREASSASLKERLTRDLVLPVPNGQLAGKQWGPDDGQPVLALHGWLDNAAVFEPLVPFLKAEFKLVALDLPGHGMSSHLPARVHYTLDSYVDSVLSAVDHLKWDTFSVLGLGMGAGIGYYLAALQPDRVPRLASIEGSFPATCPSFEPHERVGEDEDHRDLYTRQEVMDVLASRGHSAASAELLMARGCTRVFGDRYVFTTDRRLRYARPQELYPGVFDRTLPRYRNNLMVLQRDCGLSDGARPHLGALEAIVRCLGAEQCSRFSYVVLESGKREHATDHDTVARRVNDFMCT; from the exons ATGGCTCTGAG ATTGAGCAGCCCTGCACTAGTCTGGGCGAGGGGCCTGCTGCGGGAGACGCCGCGGGCCTGCGTAGAGCCGTTTCGTGTGCTGGGCTCGCGCCGTGAGGCGTCCTCGGCGTCGCTCAAGGAGCGTctcacccgcgacctcgtgcttccgGTGCCGAACGGCCAGTTGGCGGGCAAGCAGTGGGGGCCGGACGACGGACAGCCAGTTCTGGCGCTACACGGCTGGCTGGACAACGCGGCCGTGTTCGAACCCCTGGTGCCCTTCCTCAAGGCAGAGTTCAAGCTGGTGGCCCTCGACCTACCCGGTCACGGCATGTCCTCGCATCTTCCGGCCCGCGTACACTACACCCTGGACAGCTACGTCGACAGCGTGCTGTCGGCCGTCGACCACCTCAAATGGGACACCTTCTCTGTCCTGGGACTCGGAATGGGCGCTGGCATTGGCTACTATCTCGCCGCGCTACAGCCGGACAGGGTTCCCCGGCTTGCGTCCATCGAGGGATCCTTTCCGGCGACGTGCCCCAGCTTCGAGCCGCACGAGCGCGTGGGCGAAGATGAAGACCACCGCGATTTGTACACCAGGCAGGAGGTCATGGACGTCCTGGCATCGAGAGGACACAGCGCCGCATCGGCGGAGCTGCTCATGGCCAGGGGCTGCACGCGCGTGTTCGGAGACCGCTACGTGTTCACGACCGACCGCCGATTGAGGTACGCGCGACCGCAGGAGCTCTACCCTGGCGTGTTCGACAGGACGCTTCCGCGCTACAGAAACAACCTGATGGTGCTGCAGCGGGACTGCGGGCTCTCGGATGGCGCAAGGCCGCACCTGGGCGCCCTGGAGGCGATCGTGCGCTGCCTCGGTGCCGAACAGTGCTCGCGCTTCAGCTACGTCGTGCTGGAGAGCGGGAAGCGCGAGCACGCGACTGATCATGACACGGTGGCGCGCAGGGTGAACGACTTCATGTGCACATGA